The Acidobacteriota bacterium genome includes a window with the following:
- a CDS encoding deoxyribodipyrimidine photolyase has translation MVPPERISPLNRAPVRPGGDYILYWMIATRRTRHNFALQRAVEHAVQLRKPLLVLEALRAGHQWASARFHQFVVDGMRDNARGFQRRGVRYHPYLEPDDGDGRGLLAHLAASAAVVVTDDFPCFFLPAMVATAAARVDVAMEAVDSNGLLPMRAVAKVHPTAYAFRRALQGALPAHLAHRPLPDPLAALTGAPPDLPPGTAARWPDALGWLDGGGSLNDLPIDRRVRAVGQRGGSVAASEALQQFLSGGFADYGSARNHPDRDVSSGLSPYLHWGHLSSHEVFDAIMTREGWLGDLPQRATGAREGWWGVGANAEAFLDQLITWRELGFNFACQRDDYDVFESLPAWALATLEAHEVDEREWVYDLTTLEQARTHDPLWNAAQRQLVSEGRMHNYLRMLWGKKILQWSATPREALAAMVELNNKYALDGRDPNSYAGIFWVLGRYDRPWFPERPIFGVVRYMTSDSAARKLRLREYLKRYGNPATGDQETTRNLFS, from the coding sequence ATGGTGCCCCCCGAACGGATCTCCCCGCTCAACCGCGCGCCGGTTCGGCCTGGCGGCGACTACATCCTCTACTGGATGATCGCCACCCGCCGCACGAGGCATAACTTTGCCCTCCAGCGGGCGGTGGAACACGCCGTCCAGCTCCGCAAGCCGCTGCTCGTGCTCGAGGCGCTGCGCGCCGGCCATCAATGGGCCTCGGCGCGCTTTCACCAGTTCGTTGTCGATGGGATGCGCGATAACGCCCGCGGGTTTCAGCGGCGGGGCGTTCGCTACCATCCATACCTCGAACCGGACGACGGCGACGGGCGCGGCCTGCTCGCCCACCTCGCCGCCAGCGCGGCCGTCGTCGTGACCGACGACTTCCCGTGCTTCTTCCTGCCCGCCATGGTCGCCACGGCAGCGGCCCGCGTGGACGTGGCCATGGAGGCCGTCGATTCGAACGGCCTGCTGCCCATGCGCGCGGTCGCCAAGGTGCATCCCACCGCCTACGCGTTCCGCCGGGCCCTGCAGGGCGCGTTGCCCGCGCACCTGGCGCACCGGCCACTGCCCGACCCGCTCGCGGCGCTGACCGGAGCGCCGCCCGATTTGCCGCCGGGCACAGCCGCGCGCTGGCCCGACGCACTTGGCTGGCTTGACGGGGGTGGCAGCCTGAACGACCTGCCCATCGACCGGCGGGTCCGGGCGGTAGGGCAACGCGGCGGCTCGGTGGCCGCGAGCGAAGCGCTGCAGCAGTTCCTGTCGGGGGGCTTTGCGGACTACGGCAGCGCGCGCAACCATCCCGACCGCGACGTGTCGAGCGGACTGTCGCCGTACCTGCACTGGGGGCACCTCTCCTCGCACGAGGTCTTCGACGCGATCATGACGCGCGAAGGCTGGCTTGGCGATTTACCGCAGCGGGCCACCGGCGCGCGCGAAGGCTGGTGGGGTGTCGGCGCCAACGCCGAGGCGTTTCTCGATCAGCTGATCACCTGGCGCGAGCTGGGCTTCAACTTCGCCTGCCAGCGGGACGACTACGACGTGTTCGAGTCGTTGCCGGCCTGGGCGCTCGCGACGCTCGAGGCGCATGAAGTGGACGAACGCGAGTGGGTCTACGACCTGACTACCCTGGAGCAGGCCCGGACTCATGATCCGCTCTGGAACGCCGCGCAACGCCAGCTCGTGAGCGAGGGCCGCATGCACAACTACCTGCGCATGCTATGGGGCAAGAAGATCCTGCAATGGTCGGCCACCCCGCGCGAAGCGCTGGCGGCGATGGTCGAGTTGAACAACAAGTACGCCCTCGATGGCCGCGATCCCAATTCGTACGCGGGCATCTTCTGGGTCCTCGGGCGCTACGACCGGCCGTGGTTTCCCGAGCGGCCCATCTTCGGAGTGGTGCGCTACATGACGTCCGATAGCGCGGCGCGCAAGCTGCGACTGCGCGAGTACCTCAAACGCTATGGCAATCCGGCAACAGGAGACCAGGAGACCACGAGAAATCTATTCTCGTGA
- a CDS encoding BrxA/BrxB family bacilliredoxin: MIVQRYPEPFIAPMRAELSRLGFEELKTPEAVETTVQQAGTTMLVVNSVCGCAAGKARPGIALALRQGKRPDRLATVFAGADVEATDAARAHFAPYPPSSPSIGLMKDGKLVYLMERKDIENRSSDLIAAELQKAFEEHC, from the coding sequence ATGATCGTGCAACGCTATCCAGAACCGTTCATTGCGCCGATGCGGGCCGAACTGTCCCGATTGGGTTTCGAAGAGCTGAAGACGCCCGAGGCGGTCGAGACCACCGTCCAGCAGGCCGGCACGACGATGCTCGTAGTGAACTCGGTGTGCGGCTGCGCGGCCGGCAAGGCCCGCCCGGGTATTGCCCTCGCGCTCCGGCAGGGCAAGCGCCCCGACCGCCTGGCCACGGTGTTCGCCGGCGCCGACGTCGAAGCCACCGATGCCGCGCGCGCCCACTTCGCGCCATATCCGCCGTCGTCGCCATCGATTGGCCTGATGAAGGACGGCAAGCTGGTCTACCTGATGGAGCGTAAGGACATCGAGAACCGCTCGTCGGACCTGATCGCCGCCGAACTGCAGAAGGCGTTCGAAGAGCACTGCTAG
- the moaA gene encoding GTP 3',8-cyclase MoaA codes for MSVSDLHGRPLRNLRLSVTDRCNLRCQYCMPEADYLWLPREDILQFEEIERLVDQFLHLGVDKVRLTGGEPLLRRDLPDLVARLAAKPAIRDFAMTTNAVLLAPAVASLKTAGLHRLTISLDTLQRDRFVKLARFDELPRVIAGIDAAVDVFPGFKIDTVMIRGINDDELIPLLEFARERRAEIRFIEYMDVGGATTWSTSQVVSRQDMLATIAAHYGPVEPVRESSSAPAERYCLPDGTVFGIIASTTEPFCKSCDRSRLTADGLWYLCLYGARGVDLRGPLRGGVSDEALRDLVTSVWHARTDRGAEARLTERERSPLIPVSTLRRDPHLEMHTRGG; via the coding sequence GTGTCAGTTTCTGACCTCCACGGCCGGCCCCTGCGTAATCTCCGTCTTTCGGTGACGGACCGCTGCAACCTGCGGTGCCAGTACTGCATGCCCGAGGCCGACTACTTGTGGCTGCCGCGGGAAGACATCCTGCAGTTCGAGGAGATCGAGCGGCTGGTCGATCAGTTCCTGCACCTGGGTGTCGACAAGGTCCGGCTGACCGGCGGCGAGCCGCTGCTGCGCCGTGACCTGCCGGACCTGGTGGCGCGGCTGGCGGCGAAGCCGGCCATTCGCGACTTCGCCATGACCACCAACGCGGTACTGCTGGCGCCGGCGGTGGCCAGCCTCAAGACGGCGGGCCTGCACCGGCTCACCATCAGTCTCGACACCCTGCAGCGTGACCGCTTCGTCAAGCTCGCGCGCTTCGACGAGTTGCCGCGCGTCATCGCCGGCATCGATGCCGCGGTCGACGTGTTCCCGGGGTTCAAGATCGACACGGTGATGATCCGCGGCATCAACGACGACGAGCTGATCCCGTTGCTGGAATTTGCCCGGGAGCGGCGCGCCGAGATCCGGTTCATCGAATACATGGATGTCGGCGGCGCCACAACCTGGTCGACGAGCCAGGTCGTCTCGCGCCAGGACATGCTGGCAACGATCGCCGCGCACTACGGACCGGTGGAGCCAGTCCGCGAGTCGTCGTCGGCGCCGGCCGAACGCTATTGCCTGCCCGACGGCACGGTCTTTGGCATCATCGCCTCGACCACCGAACCGTTCTGCAAGTCGTGCGATCGCAGCCGGCTGACCGCCGACGGACTCTGGTATTTGTGCTTGTATGGCGCGCGTGGCGTGGACTTGCGGGGGCCGCTGCGCGGCGGCGTCAGTGACGAAGCCCTGCGCGACCTGGTGACCAGCGTATGGCACGCGCGCACCGACCGCGGCGCCGAAGCGCGGCTGACCGAGCGCGAGCGGTCACCGTTGATTCCGGTGAGCACCCTGCGAAGGGACCCCCACTTGGAGATGCACACACGGGGCGGCTAG
- a CDS encoding UPF0182 family protein: MPLRFIVLLLAGALFFFLPFTADFLTDWMWFGELGYRDVYSTEITVRAGLAVAVFVVAVAWLAFNVRLALTSISPTPVAFTTREGFTVSLPTRDQLRPLVMMAVVVAAFLLASFASSQWMTLLTWWHQTPFGKSDPILGNDAALYIFTLPALTLARGMAIAMIMLAAAGAGALYVAAGQMALTPFGISIQDRARRHLTWLAAAFFLTLALGAWLSRLNDLVSPSGIIQGASYADVHARMPAAFVVMVAALIAAGLAAASAAGPSARLLIAGAGLYAIALLGGEGYASMLQRFAVTPNEQVRETPYIEYNITATREAFALDQVEERELPGEGTLTRADLEANRGTLDNVRLWDHQPLLETFGQIQEIRTYYDFVSVDNDRYMINGKNRQVMLSVRELNPASLPNRTWINERLVFTHGHGLTLGPVNEVTNEGLPVLFVRDLPPVTTVDIDITEPSIYYGELAGDYVIVRTNAQEFHYPKGEDNVYNQYAGTGGIPIDSLWRKMLFAARFRSYQILLSDDITSESRLMFDRQIRRRVAKIAPFLVYDDDPYAVVSDGRIFWIQDAYTATDRYPYSTAAGGVNYIRNSVKIVVDAYHGTVQFYQSDANDPIIQTIGKIFPTLMRPLSEMPADLRAHVRYPEGIFQIQSSVYATYHMTNPAVFYNKEDQWEVPAVDSGGETRRMEPYYTMMKLPGEPEAEFIQMLPFTPRRRDNLASWMVARSDGDNYGKLQVFQFSKQTLVFGPQQVVARINQDQIISPQITLWSQQGSQVIQGTLMVIPIEQSLIYVRPLYLRAPAGRIPELTRVIVAYQNRIVMERTLDEAIDRLFGENTRTPRAAAPATTTAGAAPAPGEIAPAPASTGNVEWDRMANEARSTYQRALDAQRAGDWARYGEEIRRLGELLERMKQPR, translated from the coding sequence GTGCCCCTACGATTCATCGTCCTGCTGCTGGCTGGAGCCCTGTTCTTCTTCCTGCCGTTCACCGCTGACTTCCTCACCGACTGGATGTGGTTCGGCGAGCTCGGCTACCGGGATGTGTATTCCACCGAGATCACGGTCCGGGCCGGGCTGGCGGTCGCGGTGTTCGTCGTGGCCGTCGCGTGGCTGGCGTTCAACGTCCGCCTGGCGCTAACCTCGATTTCCCCCACCCCGGTCGCCTTCACGACCCGTGAAGGGTTCACCGTCTCGCTGCCGACGCGCGATCAACTGCGGCCCCTGGTCATGATGGCGGTCGTGGTGGCGGCGTTCCTGCTGGCCTCGTTCGCGTCGAGCCAGTGGATGACGCTGCTGACGTGGTGGCACCAGACCCCCTTCGGTAAGAGCGATCCGATCCTCGGCAATGACGCGGCCCTGTACATCTTCACGTTGCCGGCGCTCACGCTCGCCCGCGGGATGGCCATCGCCATGATCATGCTGGCCGCGGCCGGGGCCGGCGCCCTCTACGTCGCCGCCGGCCAGATGGCACTGACGCCGTTCGGCATCAGCATCCAGGACCGCGCCCGGCGCCACCTGACGTGGCTCGCGGCGGCGTTCTTCCTCACGCTCGCGCTCGGCGCGTGGCTGAGCCGCCTGAACGACCTCGTGTCGCCGTCCGGGATCATCCAGGGCGCCAGCTACGCCGACGTGCACGCGCGCATGCCGGCCGCGTTCGTCGTGATGGTGGCGGCCCTGATTGCCGCCGGCCTCGCCGCGGCCTCGGCCGCCGGCCCGTCGGCCCGGCTGCTGATTGCCGGCGCCGGCCTCTATGCCATCGCCCTGCTCGGCGGCGAAGGCTACGCCTCGATGCTGCAGCGCTTCGCGGTGACGCCGAACGAGCAGGTGCGCGAGACCCCGTACATCGAGTACAACATCACCGCGACCCGCGAGGCGTTTGCGCTGGATCAGGTCGAGGAACGCGAGTTGCCCGGCGAGGGCACGCTGACCCGCGCCGACCTCGAGGCCAACCGCGGCACGCTCGATAACGTGCGCCTGTGGGATCACCAACCGCTGCTCGAAACGTTCGGCCAGATCCAGGAGATCCGCACCTACTACGACTTCGTCTCGGTCGACAACGACCGCTACATGATCAACGGGAAGAACCGCCAGGTCATGTTGTCGGTGCGCGAGTTGAATCCGGCGTCGCTGCCCAACCGCACCTGGATCAACGAGCGGCTGGTGTTCACGCATGGCCACGGCCTGACGCTCGGGCCGGTGAACGAGGTCACCAACGAAGGTTTGCCGGTGCTGTTCGTGCGCGACCTGCCGCCGGTCACCACCGTCGACATCGACATCACCGAGCCCAGCATCTATTACGGCGAGCTGGCCGGCGACTACGTGATCGTCCGCACCAACGCCCAGGAGTTCCACTACCCGAAGGGCGAGGACAACGTCTACAACCAGTACGCCGGCACCGGCGGCATCCCCATTGATTCGCTGTGGCGGAAGATGTTGTTCGCGGCGCGGTTCCGGTCGTACCAGATCCTGTTGAGCGACGACATCACCAGCGAGAGCCGGCTGATGTTCGACCGCCAGATTCGGCGCCGCGTCGCGAAGATCGCGCCGTTCCTCGTGTATGACGACGATCCGTATGCGGTGGTCAGCGACGGCCGCATCTTCTGGATCCAGGACGCCTACACCGCCACCGATCGCTATCCCTACTCCACCGCCGCCGGCGGCGTGAACTACATCCGCAACTCCGTCAAGATCGTGGTTGACGCGTATCACGGCACGGTGCAGTTCTACCAGTCGGACGCCAACGATCCGATCATCCAGACCATCGGCAAGATTTTCCCGACGCTGATGCGGCCGCTCAGCGAAATGCCTGCCGACCTGCGCGCCCATGTGCGCTACCCGGAAGGCATCTTCCAGATCCAGTCGTCGGTCTACGCGACCTACCACATGACCAACCCGGCGGTGTTCTACAACAAGGAAGACCAGTGGGAAGTGCCGGCGGTGGACAGCGGCGGCGAGACCCGGCGCATGGAGCCTTACTACACGATGATGAAGCTGCCGGGCGAACCCGAGGCCGAGTTCATCCAGATGCTACCCTTCACGCCGCGCCGCCGCGACAACCTGGCGTCGTGGATGGTGGCCCGCAGCGACGGTGACAACTACGGCAAGCTGCAGGTGTTCCAGTTCTCCAAGCAGACGCTGGTCTTCGGCCCGCAACAGGTGGTCGCGCGCATCAACCAGGACCAAATCATCTCGCCGCAGATCACGCTGTGGAGCCAGCAGGGCTCCCAGGTGATCCAGGGCACGCTGATGGTGATTCCAATCGAGCAGTCGTTGATCTACGTGCGGCCGCTCTACCTGCGCGCGCCGGCCGGCCGCATTCCCGAACTGACCCGCGTCATCGTCGCCTACCAGAACCGCATCGTCATGGAACGGACGCTGGACGAAGCCATCGACCGGTTGTTTGGCGAGAACACCCGAACGCCGCGCGCGGCCGCGCCGGCGACGACGACGGCCGGGGCGGCACCGGCACCGGGTGAAATCGCGCCGGCACCGGCCAGCACCGGCAACGTCGAATGGGACCGCATGGCGAACGAGGCGCGCTCAACCTATCAGCGCGCCCTCGACGCCCAGCGCGCCGGCGACTGGGCGCGGTACGGCGAAGAAATCAGGCGGCTCGGCGAGTTGCTCGAGCGAATGAAGCAGCCCAGATAG
- a CDS encoding S4 domain-containing protein: protein MESVRLDVWLDVACVFKTRSEAQKACKLGKVSVGGQVAKPHREVRVGDQLIIQRPMGRKQLLTVLGVADRSISRAEARLLYDDTSPKPTPEEIELRKLERIYRAAATPPTRPDRDQRRTLRRLKRGE, encoded by the coding sequence GTGGAATCGGTCCGTCTGGATGTGTGGCTCGACGTTGCGTGCGTGTTCAAGACCCGCTCCGAAGCCCAGAAAGCCTGCAAGCTGGGCAAGGTCAGCGTGGGCGGCCAGGTCGCCAAGCCGCATCGCGAGGTCCGGGTCGGTGACCAGCTGATCATCCAGCGGCCGATGGGCCGCAAGCAGCTGCTGACCGTACTCGGCGTGGCCGATCGCAGCATTTCACGGGCCGAGGCGCGGCTGCTCTACGACGACACGTCGCCCAAGCCCACCCCCGAGGAGATCGAGCTGCGCAAGCTCGAGCGTATCTACCGCGCCGCGGCGACCCCTCCCACCCGCCCCGACCGCGACCAGCGGCGCACGCTGCGCCGATTGAAGCGGGGGGAGTAA
- the ilvD gene encoding dihydroxy-acid dehydratase yields MKRPHSSLVLDGPERAPGRAMLHAVGFTRGDFQKSQIGVCSTWSQVTPCNVHIDVLARHAADGVNGAGGKPSIFGTITVSDGISMGTEGMKYSLVSREVIADSIEVVMGAEGLDGLVAIGGCDKNMPACVMAMARLNRPAVFVYGGTIMPGIFQNRPVDIVSVFEAVGQHAAGKLTDAALADLEQHACPGAGSCGGMYTANTMASAIEALGLSLPNSSAQAAISDDKKRDCTNAGAAVVRLVQDNLRPRDILTRKAFENAITTVIALGGSTNAVLHLLAIAHEADVKLTLDDFTRIGKRVPVLADLKPSGKFVMAELVRIGGLTPLLKRLLDAGLLHGDAMTVTGRTLADNLRDTADYPAGQEVVRAVADPLKKDSHLVVLRGNLAPEGAVAKISGKEGEKFTGRARVYDREEAALAAILAGKIKKGDVVVIRYEGPQGGPGMREMLSPTSAIMGRGLGADVALITDGRFSGGTHGFVVGHITPEAFVGGPLALVKNGDTVTIDARTRQLRLDIPEREWRVRKKAWKTRKPRYIRGVLAKYARQVSTASLGAVTDL; encoded by the coding sequence ATGAAGCGACCGCATTCATCTTTGGTGCTCGATGGCCCCGAACGCGCGCCGGGGCGCGCCATGTTGCACGCGGTGGGCTTTACGCGCGGCGACTTCCAAAAGTCACAGATCGGTGTCTGCTCGACCTGGAGCCAGGTGACGCCGTGCAACGTGCACATCGATGTGCTCGCGCGTCATGCCGCCGACGGCGTGAATGGCGCCGGCGGCAAGCCGTCGATCTTTGGCACCATCACCGTCTCGGACGGCATCTCGATGGGCACCGAGGGCATGAAGTACTCGCTGGTGTCGCGCGAGGTGATCGCCGACTCGATCGAGGTGGTGATGGGCGCCGAGGGGCTTGATGGCCTGGTCGCGATTGGTGGTTGCGACAAGAACATGCCGGCCTGCGTGATGGCGATGGCGCGCCTCAACCGGCCGGCGGTGTTCGTCTACGGCGGCACGATTATGCCCGGTATCTTCCAGAACCGGCCCGTCGACATCGTCTCGGTGTTCGAGGCGGTGGGGCAGCACGCGGCGGGCAAGCTGACCGATGCGGCGCTGGCCGACCTCGAGCAGCACGCGTGCCCGGGCGCCGGGTCGTGCGGCGGCATGTATACCGCCAACACCATGGCCTCGGCGATCGAGGCGCTGGGCTTGAGCTTGCCCAACAGCTCGGCGCAGGCGGCGATCTCGGACGACAAGAAACGCGACTGCACCAACGCCGGCGCCGCGGTGGTGAGGCTGGTGCAGGACAACCTCCGGCCGCGCGACATCCTCACGCGAAAGGCGTTCGAGAACGCCATTACGACCGTGATTGCGCTTGGCGGCTCGACCAACGCCGTGCTGCACCTGCTGGCGATCGCGCACGAGGCGGACGTGAAGCTGACACTCGACGATTTCACCCGCATTGGCAAACGGGTGCCGGTACTGGCGGATCTCAAGCCGAGCGGCAAGTTCGTGATGGCCGAACTGGTCAGGATCGGCGGCCTGACGCCGCTCTTGAAGCGGCTGCTCGATGCCGGCCTGCTGCACGGCGATGCGATGACGGTGACCGGCCGCACGCTGGCCGACAACTTGCGCGACACGGCCGACTACCCGGCGGGGCAGGAAGTGGTGCGGGCGGTGGCCGACCCGCTCAAGAAGGACAGCCACCTCGTCGTACTTCGCGGCAACCTCGCGCCCGAGGGCGCCGTGGCGAAGATCAGCGGCAAGGAAGGTGAGAAGTTCACCGGCCGCGCCCGAGTCTACGACCGCGAGGAGGCCGCACTGGCGGCGATTCTCGCCGGCAAGATCAAGAAGGGCGACGTGGTGGTCATCCGCTACGAGGGGCCGCAGGGCGGGCCGGGCATGCGCGAAATGCTGTCGCCAACGAGCGCCATCATGGGCCGCGGGCTGGGCGCCGACGTGGCATTGATCACCGACGGCCGGTTCAGCGGTGGCACCCACGGCTTCGTGGTCGGCCACATCACGCCGGAGGCGTTCGTCGGCGGGCCCCTGGCACTCGTCAAGAACGGCGATACCGTCACGATCGACGCGCGGACCCGGCAGCTACGCCTGGACATCCCTGAACGGGAGTGGCGAGTGCGCAAGAAGGCGTGGAAGACGCGCAAGCCGCGATACATCCGCGGCGTGCTGGCCAAGTATGCGCGGCAGGTTTCGACCGCCAGTTTGGGTGCGGTGACCGACCTTTAG